A single region of the Streptomyces sp. NBC_00236 genome encodes:
- a CDS encoding ABC transporter ATP-binding protein codes for MTTPPLSDHAAPAGPDASELLTATGVRTAFHTPRGPVQAVDGVSLSLSEGETLGIVGESGSGKSVLGRTLMGLITDGPGTTVSGKVMLGGKDVHALSPSGRRALWGTEVAMVFQDPMTSLNPVKKVGTHLSESVRAHLGLSRAEARDRAVDLLRQVGIPEPARRARQYPHELSGGMRQRVVIAMALACGPRLLIADEPTTALDVTVQKQILDLLQSLARDLRMATVLISHDLATVAGRTDRVAVMYAGRLVEYAPTAAVFERPRHPYSSALIASVPRLDLPPHTLLPTIEGRPPNLLHPPPGCRFAPRCGMATDHCTTEPPPLTGYDGDRDAGGLVACHHPLGAVEEAAV; via the coding sequence ACCCGACGCGTCCGAGCTGCTGACCGCCACCGGCGTACGCACCGCCTTCCACACACCGCGCGGCCCCGTGCAGGCCGTCGACGGGGTCAGCCTGTCGCTGTCCGAGGGCGAGACCCTCGGCATCGTCGGCGAGTCCGGCTCCGGCAAGTCCGTTCTGGGCCGCACCCTCATGGGACTGATCACCGACGGCCCCGGCACCACCGTCTCCGGAAAGGTCATGCTCGGCGGCAAGGACGTCCACGCGCTCAGCCCGTCGGGCCGCAGAGCCCTGTGGGGCACCGAGGTCGCCATGGTCTTCCAGGACCCGATGACCTCACTGAACCCGGTGAAGAAGGTCGGCACGCACCTGTCCGAGAGCGTCCGCGCCCACCTCGGCCTGAGCCGCGCCGAGGCCCGGGACCGCGCCGTCGACCTGCTCCGTCAGGTGGGCATCCCCGAACCCGCCCGACGCGCCCGCCAGTACCCGCACGAGCTCTCCGGCGGCATGCGCCAGCGCGTCGTCATCGCCATGGCCCTGGCCTGCGGCCCTCGCCTGCTCATCGCCGACGAACCCACCACCGCGCTCGACGTCACCGTGCAGAAGCAGATCCTGGACCTCCTCCAGTCGCTCGCCCGCGACCTGAGGATGGCGACCGTCCTGATCAGCCACGACCTCGCCACCGTCGCCGGCCGGACGGACCGGGTCGCGGTCATGTACGCCGGCCGCCTCGTCGAGTACGCGCCCACAGCGGCCGTGTTCGAACGCCCCCGGCACCCGTACAGCAGCGCCCTGATCGCTTCCGTCCCCCGTCTCGACCTGCCCCCGCACACCCTGCTGCCCACCATCGAGGGCCGCCCTCCCAACCTGCTGCACCCGCCCCCCGGCTGCCGGTTCGCCCCGCGCTGCGGCATGGCCACCGACCACTGCACCACCGAGCCGCCGCCGCTCACCGGATACGACGGTGACCGAGACGCAGGCGGCCTCGTCGCCTGTCACCACCCCCTGGGCGCCGTCGAGGAGGCTGCCGTATGA